In a genomic window of Desulfobaccales bacterium:
- a CDS encoding DUF362 domain-containing protein, which translates to MQQPKDEQKLETGELNRRDFIKRIGYAAALSLAAGGLGLALYDPKGPAASQGQKALTGLGNFALKSLTPGQGKMAIVKGMDRKGMVEQGVKALGGMEFFIQKGDKVLIKVNAAFATPATLGATTNPEVLAAVADLCFKAGAAQVLVTDNPINNPDGCFEISGLANAARASGASLIAPRPALFAPLSLPGGKLLENWPVLAGVFPGVTKVIVISPVKDHQRAGASMTLKNFYGFLGGRRNVFHQDINGIITELSQLLKPTLVVLDGTVSMMTNGPTGGSLSDLKDTGTMVVSTDPVAADAVGVELLGRTLNDVPYILMAEKAGAGTADYKRLNPVLINI; encoded by the coding sequence GTGCAGCAGCCTAAGGATGAGCAAAAGCTAGAAACCGGCGAGTTAAACCGCCGGGATTTTATCAAGCGGATAGGGTACGCCGCGGCCTTAAGCCTGGCCGCGGGGGGCCTGGGTCTGGCCCTGTACGATCCGAAAGGCCCCGCCGCGTCTCAAGGCCAGAAGGCCCTGACCGGACTGGGAAATTTCGCCCTGAAATCCTTAACGCCGGGGCAGGGGAAAATGGCCATTGTTAAGGGCATGGACCGGAAGGGGATGGTCGAGCAAGGGGTGAAGGCCCTGGGAGGCATGGAGTTCTTCATCCAGAAGGGCGATAAGGTGCTGATCAAGGTCAACGCCGCGTTCGCCACGCCGGCAACGCTTGGGGCCACCACCAACCCGGAGGTGCTCGCCGCGGTGGCCGATCTGTGCTTCAAGGCCGGGGCGGCCCAGGTGCTGGTGACGGACAACCCCATCAACAATCCCGATGGCTGCTTTGAGATCAGCGGGCTGGCCAATGCGGCCCGAGCCAGTGGCGCCAGCCTCATCGCGCCCCGGCCCGCCCTTTTTGCGCCCCTCAGCCTGCCCGGAGGCAAGCTCCTGGAAAACTGGCCGGTGCTGGCCGGGGTCTTTCCGGGAGTAACCAAGGTCATTGTGATATCCCCGGTCAAGGACCACCAACGCGCCGGGGCTTCCATGACCTTGAAAAATTTTTATGGCTTCCTGGGCGGGCGGCGCAACGTCTTCCATCAGGATATCAACGGCATCATTACCGAGCTATCGCAGTTGCTCAAGCCCACTCTGGTGGTCCTGGACGGCACGGTGAGCATGATGACCAACGGCCCTACCGGGGGTTCCCTGTCCGATCTGAAGGACACCGGCACCATGGTGGTCTCAACCGACCCAGTGGCCGCGGACGCGGTGGGCGTGGAACTTTTGGGGCGGACCCTGAATGATGTGCCTTATATCCTTATGGCCGAGAAGGCTGGGGCGGGCACTGCCGATTATAAGCGGCTTAACCCGGTGCTGATTAATATTTAA